One window of Alosa sapidissima isolate fAloSap1 chromosome 21, fAloSap1.pri, whole genome shotgun sequence genomic DNA carries:
- the LOC121695756 gene encoding zinc finger protein 394-like, which yields MKMSKIERLNARVSKLLTAAVHEVLEVVKDTVSEYQEKTARTQRENERLRKKLEKLQQWFDRELSRVSRTYAPLQASQSEQSKCSCKQLPSSEASGKPELESRATSADEVKHHLELKVESNVSVEQVFTHYSEVAPSCVTVVDTESDSSAHSQSVNSKEISAHAESVVFPNGRSSLANSTSPTQQGMPADVNIIKAEPDLLEYSLSQQPVPPHQLYDHEEPTPDYAPNAAQNNVQELDLLQHSSDTSEVPHYIHSDALNAFVESFPLNQAQQQQHLRFSGREESHRCLLCGKTFSRLSGLRIHQRCHTGEKPYTCGHCGRRFSHAGDLHKHKRVHTGERPYGCQQCGKKFRQSTHLKKHQRIHSYRHLSF from the exons ATGAAAATGTCCAAGATTGAAAGATTGAATGCACGGGTTTCTAAACTGCTGACCGCAGCAGTCCACGAGGTGCTGGAGGTGGTAAAGGATACGGTGTCGGAGTACCAAGAAAAAACCGCTCGAACTCAGAGGGAGAACGAGAGACTAAGGAAGAAACTTGAGAAACTACAACAATGGTTTGATCGAGAAT TGTCACGGGTGTCCAGAACATATGCTCCACTGCAGGCTAGCCAATCAGAGCAGTCCAAATGCTCATGTAAACAACTACCGTCCTCTGAGGCATCGGGCAAGCCAGAGCTGGAGTCCAGAGCGACTTCTGCAGATGAGGTGAAACATCATCTGGAGTTAAAGGTAGAATCCAACGTCAGCGTTGAGCAGGTGTTTACACACTACAGTGAAGTGGCTCCTTCATGTGTCACCGTGGTGGACACAGAAAGTGACAGCTCTGCTCACTCACAATCTGTGAACTCGAAGGAAATCTCAGCACATGCTGAAAGTGTAGTGTTCCCCAATGGACGCTCATCACTGGCTAACTCCACCTCACCCACTCAGCAAGGGATGCCTGCCGACGTCAATATCATCAAAGCGGAGCCCGACCTTCTGGAATATTCCCTCTCCCAGCAACCCGTGCCTCCACACCAGCTTTACGACCACGAGGAACCCACCCCAGATTATGCCCCCAACGCAGCACAGAACAATGTCCAGGAGTTAGATCTCCTGCAGCACAGCTCTGATACTTCAGAAGTGCCACACTACATCCATTCTGACGCACTCAATGCCTTTGTGGAGTCGTTCCCCCTCAATcaggcccagcagcagcagcatctgcGTTTCTCTGGCCGAGAGGAGAGCCACCGCTGCCTGCTGTGCGGCAAGACCTTCAGTCGGCTGAGTGGCCTTCGCATCCACCAGCGCTGCCACACGGGCGAGAAGCCGTACACGTGTGGCCACTGCGGCCGGCGCTTCAGCCACGCCGGGGACCTGCACAAGCATAAACGTGTGCATACTGGTGAGCGGCCATACGGGTGCCAGCAGTGTGGCAAAAAGTTCCGACAGTCCACCCACCTCAAGAAGCACCAGAGGATCCACAGCTACCGCCACCTCAGCTTCTGA